Below is a window of Musa acuminata AAA Group cultivar baxijiao chromosome BXJ3-11, Cavendish_Baxijiao_AAA, whole genome shotgun sequence DNA.
TCATCTCCTCTGTAAATGTGTTCGTGTGTGTGTTCTCTGTAAATATGGTGTTTAACTTCCTTTGAGGACTGCCATTGTTCTTCCCATATAGGAaaaatgaaaattgtatgttgctATAAAATCCATCACTGCAATTCTTACAGTACAAACATGCATAAAACAAATAAATAGCTATTTATAAGTAAAAGTGTCTAATATTTACAATTAATGATAATTCTCGATTTTTAGAAATAATTATCCTCCAATTCTGTCCTTACTTTTGAGTAGTTCTCCCTTTTTTCCGTTTCTTTGATTCGATGAAATATGAAGCTGAAGGATAAGTTCAATGTGTCATTGAACATATATTTTTCGTAACTTGTCACAAAATACTCCAAAATTATTAAGAAATTAATTTAGAAAACTAGAAGAACATTTGTATTACATGTGAGTTGTGAGCGGAGAGAGGCAAAAAGAATTGAGATTGTGGCGATGATTTTAGAGCATGAAGGATCTGATGCTGCTCTTCCGGGGTAGGTGGCGGCCAGTGGTTGCGATGCGCTTGCGTACGCGCTCGAACTCGGCGGCGGGGCAGGGGATGGTGATGCAGCCGGGGTGGTGGAACCCGAACTCCTCTTCGGCCTCCCGCAGCAGTTCCGCGAACAAGGGGTGGTTGAAGTAGATCACCGGCACAAAGTACCTCCGCGGCGGCTGTCCCCCGACGTCCTTCCTCCCCCCGCCGACGTACACCGCCAGGTGCCCCTTGGGCGGCGGCCTCCGATCCTCCTCACCCAGGAACAACGTCCTGTCCCCGAGGcggtggcggaggcggaggcggcgggagAGGCTCCGGCCCCAGTCGAACACCCTCGCCGCCAGCGCAGAGGCCTCGATTCGGCGGCCAGAATTGGAGACGGTGGTCGATGGGGTGGCGTCGAAGCGGACGTAGCAGCCTTTGCGGCGGCGACGGTCGAGTCGAAAGACGCGTCGCCAGATCCGCACGAGGCGGCGGCCCACCCTGAACCCTCCTCTGTATCTCATCATCATCTGAAGCAACTGCGGACGTTGCAGAGAAAAAGGACTTAATGACATGAAGTACGTGAAAGGGTGCGAAGCTAAGAAGCAAGTCTCTTCACACACCGattcctttcctctctctctctctctctctctgatcgaaaCGAAACCATAATTATATAGACAGAGAACAGTGACGAAGAGGAGGAAAGCGTGAGTGAGAACAAtataaagaggaagagaagagaagacgaagaagaagcacAAGGGTCAGCAGTCGTGTGTTTGTCTACGGTGGTACGGTCCCATCGTTTGGGCTCCCTCAACAGGAAGGAAGCGTGTGTTAAGTGCAGATGTTATCCGAGTTGCTTCAACCACCATAAACGCAGGCTGGCGTTCGTTCCGGGAAGGAGGGGAGAAGGATGGATTCCGGGGATCAAGCTAAGCGAATCCGGATCCAAATCTCAACAGTTACCACGAGCTTGAGGTCTCATCTTGTACGTTGACTTCCACCGGAAAGTACGCAAGGAAAAGGCAATAACCGACGCTACAAGTCCGCCGAGGAAGCAACGTGGAAGCCGCAGCGCGTGCATGGATTGGTTCCTATTACGTTGCGTGTTCTCATCGTCTTGCGAAAGGAAACGGCTTGTACGTACTTACTACGACTCGCCGCCGGGGGCGGTGGTGGATTCACAGAACTTCGCGGAAGGTGCAGACGATGAAGACGATCTGCTCCACCATTACAAAGAAAGGTAATGTCATTATCCTTTCAGCGGTTGCAGAAGAACCCTAGGCGTGATGatgcttccttctcttctttgccgAAGATATCTGCAAGTTGCATGATGGATGGCATCAACCATCTCGATGCATTGGATGCCAACTTCCTTAGCAACAGCTGAAGCTTATCACTTTGCAGATGTCATGGTGCAGACCATTTCAGCTAACTGGTCGGTGCCGGTGAGGTCCCTCAAGCCTGAATGGAATAAATAGGCAGTGGAATCGTCTTCTTCACCGTCAAACCTGAATGGCTTGGACTGGTGTGGTGGCTGTAGGAGATCAAGTCAGGGGGAGAGGTGGTCAGATGTCCTTGTTGTGGACTGAGTACTTGTGCTGTCTCGACTTGGAGATGGCAAACATCAATACCAACATGAAGAATGCAGAAATGTCAATGGAAATTAAATATCATCTAATGTTGGGTCGTCCGTGAATACCCAAATTAATGTTTGATGTCAACTTCAACTAAATATAAAATTAGCTAAAAATTGTGTAGATTAGGGTTTGAATGAAACATTATGCTGTGTAGGACCATGAGAAGGTTGACTTGAGAAGCGGCAGCTCCAGGCAAGCTTAGATAGATCTATTACTCGTTGAGAGAACTATGAAGCCAAAGACTTAATTACATAAtattaattagttatttttaatattttgatctttatatttttaaaatttatattcggatccctatatttatgaaagtaaaatatttaacttcgtTTTTCCTCATGTCATCGAATTTGCTGATGAAAATATCACAGGGTTTATCGTTAAGCACGTGTTGACTTTGTCTCGCTTCGATTTACCATTCATCAGCAGGAGAaaaaataaagttaaatattttattttcataagtatagAGATTTCAATGTACCTTTTGAAAGTGTAAGAATCACAATGCTAAAAGTAGCTATGTAATTAGCCCGatagaaatatattttttaaacaaaaattGAAATAACTTTAACTGTATTTTGTTAAATGAAATTAATGTTTGAGAATGGCTTTTGGATaacttaatttaataatatatcctaaATATATGAATCTATAATTCATTAGATTGTCATAAGTTCAACTTAATGATAATATATCCATtaatttaaatttcattttcttcTTTCAATGTgagatacataaataaataatatgaatTCGGAACTTCTTATAAATAATAAGATGTACCTTCTCCTACATTATTCATCTTAGGTGCAATAATTTGTGGTATATCCATGCTTACAATCTGTTGTTCATAATTTTATGCTCTAGCATTGCATGATGCATGGACAATTACATGTGATTGTATTATAAGTACATATAAGCCAAAAAGAGTTTTGTAATGGCATATGTGGTTAATCAAATTGCATTACACAACCCAATGCTTTGTTCAATTGGAACAAAACAAATCAGACTTTTAGAACAACGAGATCAAGCAATCAATTAGATCAAAATCTCTTTCTATGAGTGGCTTCTCATCATTCCATCCCTTTTCTCCTCCTTGTGGCGTTCAACCACACTCCATGGTCATAATAGGTACTACACTTTGACGAGACATGCAAACCGAAAGCTATCATGCCCTTCTTCTCATAGTTCCTATCTTTAGGTGAGAATATTTCACTTCTTTCAGAGCCCCTTTTCCTCACAGTGAACATATGACGCACACTATAAGTTCATCATTAGGCCCATTAAGCGCGAGGGTGATGGCCTTATCTATATACGTACATCACATACACACATTTTTGATAGCCTTATCTATATACGTACATCATATACGTTGATTTGGACTTTGAAATCTACACATTTTTATGGCACTTGATATTAGGGACCAAAGGAACATGTTTTAGAAGATAACTTGGGGGCATACTGCTTGAAGTATGTGCAggaagaaagctacactttgggccCCTCGGAGATCTGTAAAGATCTACGGGAAAGATGCAGTGGAccgtatgagagagagagaagagagaagacaTCATGGTGGAGAGAAGAAGGTGGCCGGCGGGGCCCGGCGTGTATTCAGGAGGCCGCAACCCTTTCGAATTGGCTCCGCAGCTTGTAGGAGAAGGCTGTCCCACCGAGCGCGTCACGTCCGACGAAGCTCGTGGCTGTGGGGGGGCAGTCAATGATGGGATTACGTAGGCAATGATCGACCGCCATGGTCGATCTCTCCAAACCACTCGTtgatcgtctctctctctctctctctgtgtctctaTCGTATCATCAGAAGCAGTCTTCATGCAGCTGAGGAAGGAAGCTTTGACAACATGCATGGCAATGTGATTGCTGACCAACAAGGGGAAGGAGTCGTGTTCTTTTTGGGTGGCTGACcaacgaagaggaggaggagaaccgaAGGGCGTATGATGCCGTAGGATGACCGTAGCATCGCGTGCGATACTTTTGCTTCACTTCTGGCCCAAAGATATACCTACCAATATACGTATGCCCCAAATTACAGGCTGTACGTATACGATGGGaggtatccaaaaaaaaaaaaaacccgccGCGTGTCGACCGCAGAGGTGGTTTGATGGGGTGGGTCCCGCGGGACCAGGGCCCTAATCATCGGGTCGAGCCCACGCCGGACCGGGAGCCGCCACGTGCTGAACTCGCGCACGCGTGGGCGGGCCCGCCGGGACCCACTAAAGTTGTGGGTCTCAGCGTCAACGTTATTTACTTGCATGTTTAGGCTCTCCTCGTTCTGTTGGTTTGGATTGGTGTTTGGAGACGCGTCGCCATCGGAATGCTTGGCCGTGTCCGAAAGAGCCCCCACCACCGGAGAATGACTCTCTCCCCTCTCCCAGTGGTAATGATCGTAGTGACCGAGAAAATGGTATTGGATGCAGCTCATATGTGAGGAAGgacactagaagaagaagaagaaggaattgTAAGCAGACAGCCAACAAACCATTGAGAGCAGAAGCAGGCGGTCCCCCGCACCACTGGCTACTTTGGACACCCCCCATAAGTCCCGGGCTGTGCTGCTCACGAACTGTGAGTAAACATGAAGCTTGTAGCGGTGGTCTCGTATCGTCGATTTTGATTACCTACTGCTGCTGCTTTTACTACTTCCCTGCAGGCTTCTACATAAAGCTGCAGTCAGCTGTACTCCGTtttgttgctctctctctctctctctctctccgtgccTCTCTTTCTGCCATCTCTGTGGAGCAAAGGAGGATAGCGTCGTGATCTCCTGTCGTCCTGGTCGCTCTCGGTGGCGGGTGGAGGTGGTGGCGGTTGCGGCAGAGAAGGCCAAAGGGAAGTAAAAGAAGCTTTGCTCTTTCCGGCCATTGCGGCGCCATTTCTCTGCTTCCGTAGCCTTTCCCCGCAATCCATCGATCCACCCATACACGAATGAATGTTGCAGCAGCACGCTGTGCTGAAAGAACACCGGAGCTGGCTAAACTATAGTTTCTATCCTTTGGGCCATCGTACACCGCCTGTTATTTAACGCCATTGCCTCCTCCTTTACCCTCTTccataacctctctctctctctctctctctgtggagcGTTGTTCTTGGAATCCGATCCCTCGCGGTGCTCCAAAGATTGAAGGACGAGGCGTCACAGACGATACGACGCCCGAGGCTTCTGTCGAGCCAAGATAAACTAATATAGCAGTAAAAGGTCTTCATCTTTTCCGTCACGGCTGACTCCAGCATCAGAGGCGTGTCCAAGCCAAATAATACATTCAGCGTACTCGGAACTATTTGGCCAGTCTCACTAATCTCTATAACCAGTAAGACCTTTTCCTCATTTTAcctgaactctctctctctctctctctctctccatctaaaCACACAATGCTTCCGATGCATATAAGCTTGTTACTTTCAGCACACATCTGGTTACACAtcgaaggcaagaaggtttgtatATGCATGACAATCTGGTATTCTCGTATGGACAGCTTTACAGACTCTCTTGAGCTCTCGCTTTGTTTCCATCAAGCTAGCGTGCTTCGTAGTGTCTTTAGATGTTTATGTTTCTGCTTTAACTTGTGGTGATGATCCAGCCAATCTATCTGAACTCTTTTGTGAACTTTCCTCTTTAGTTCAAGCCAGCAATTTAACGAGGTTTAAAGTATTGTGAAGATCCATTGATGAAAAGAGATATCTCTCTATCTATAATGGAtctctgcatttgatatttgtcaTTACTGGCATTCCCACTAATAACATTTGGGTGCAGTTAATGATCCCAACTTGAAGCTCTATAGAAActttcaatcatggtttcatttgtGGCATACTATCAAACCTATTAACATTGTTTTTTGCCCAAATAATAATGCACATGAAACATAACTCTTAGTTTGGAATGACAGCATCACCTATGCAGGCAATATGTTTGGGACTTGCATGCAGATATATACTTGTGGTTGTGTGTGGAGAAAAAGTAGTGTTAGATGAAATGATGAGAGGCCAATTTCCCGCTACTGAGTCTTCTACTCAAATGCATGAAGACCGATGCAAATCTAATATAGAATCATGATCATTTGCTGGATCATTCAGATTGAGCTCAGCGAAAGCTTAATTCTCCTGGCATTTTAATGTGCATTTGCTCGTATGTGATCTGCAGGCAGTGACTGCAGATCCCGGAGAAGATGGATACCTTTTCTCATGTTCCCCCCGGGTTTCGGTTCCACCCGACGGAGGAAGAACTCGTGGATTACTATCTTAGGAAGAAGGTAGCATCGAGAGGGATCGATCTTGATATCATAAAGGACGTCGATTTGTATAAGATCGAGCCATGGGATCTTCAAGGCATCTATCGCCTTCATCAGCAGTACATTTCTTTGTTCATCTTTTGGATCGGTGTAACTTTGGTATGTGTTTTTTGGAATCAGATAGATGCAAGATAGGAAGGGAGGAGCAAAATGAGTGGTACTTCTTTAGCCACAAGGACAAGAAGTATCCGACCGGGACACGGACCAATCGAGCGACAGCGGCCGGATTCTGGAAGGCCACCGGAAGGGACAAGCCGATCTACTCCAAGAACAGCTTGATCGGGATGAGGAAGACGTTGGTGTTCTACAAGGGTCGAGCGCCTAACGGGCAGAAGTCGGATTGGATCATGCACGAGTACCGTCTTGAATCCAACGAGAGTGCACCGCAGCAGGCAAGTGACAGTACGACTTCGCGCTCAAACTACTCTTCTCCTTCTCCGAGCCAAAGCTTGTGATGCTTCCATGTTGCAGGAAGAGGGATGGGTTGTGTGCAGGGTTTTCAAGAAGAGAATGACGGCGACGCCCATCGGACGAGCAAGCGGGCATGACTCCGCATGCTGGTACGACGATCATGCATCCTTGGTGCCGGAGTTCGATTCCCCGAGGCAAGCAGGAGCGCGGCCGGAGATGGCGTTCCTCCAGCTGCCCCAGCTGGAGAGCCCCAAGCTTCCCTTCGACGTTGGCCATGCAACTGCTCTCCACCCACCCGCGATCACGCAGGACGACCTGATGCAATATTCCAACAAGCAGCTTCAGGTCTTCTCCGCCTACAACATCGCCGGAGCTACTGATCATTCGGTGGAGCAGGTCACGGACTGGAGGGTGCTCGACAAGTTCGTCGCGTCCCAGCTCAGCCATGACGGCGGCGTCTGCAAGGAGCTCCACTGCTCCACTTCTGAGAAGACTGAGGTAAATGCCGAACGTGCTTCGACTTCCAACTGCAGTGGTGCCCAAATCGAGCTGTGGAAGTGAAGGCGTACGATAGTTAACTGGAAATACTGATCATTAGGAGGTAAATAGGTGTCGAAACATGTGGAAGGCCACGGATTTAATGTACATAACATGAAAGCCGAGGGTTTGGATGATTGACTCTATCTCTCTCGAACTCTGGACTCTATCGTTTGGTCCATTGTTTGACAGCAAGATTTGCTGTCATCACAATATGTCTACAGAACTGTAGATGTCTGTCCGTTCATTATAATTGAAATGTCATCGAACAACATTCTTCACCATTCATTTGCATCCAGTCATGTACTATCACGATTATGAATAGATGGTAAGCTTGCATGGATTCCTGACgattccaaatgcatcttagttctCACAACCATCTGTTGCAAGCTAAAATTCATTTCATGACCATTGTTGAATGCTACCATCTAAACTTCAACTAAATAAGTCGCCCGGCGATCGAACATTATATGGTTTGATTCTACTCCACAAGAAATTTTTGGGCCTTTCACATCTCATCAATTTCTTCTCACTGTATTATTCACTAAAATTGTCATATCCTACGACAAATATTGTagctaaaaaagagaaaaaagggacCAAAAACAGAGGAAGATTAAAGTTTCTGATAGAGAAACTCGTTTCTCATGCCAAGTCACCTTCAATTTGCATCACAAAGTCCAGTGGATTCATCGCAGAAGCCGTCGCGATCCAGTAGTTTTGGAGGTGGCGCACTCAAGAGGGGGGAAGAAGGGCTCCCGTAGGCGTTCCTGCGAGTGTTCCCGCAACCCAGACTCTTCCTTGTGCTCACCCCTGTCATCGGGTTGGTTCCACTTGCATACTTGCACAATGCCTTCAaaataaatgaatcaaatttGTACAAAAGATTGATATCAACCATAATGTTAAGGAGATCCTGTACATGTTAATATGACGGTTCTTCCATTCGCAATGCTTATAGCTAAGGTATTCATTCTTGCTTTTTTCTTAATTTATCCTTCTGCAGAATTCAATTTATAACAAGCAGATGTTTGTGGCATGCAAAATAATCAAGTGCCATATCTAACAAATAACAACAGTAACAACAACaacccataatgtcacgaccaaaTCATTGATCTATTTCTGTTATTGAACAAATCGATTATGATCATCACTCATGAAATTTAATAAAGTTTCATGCTTGTTGTCAGTTGTCTCTCGTAACCCCTCATTTTTTTCATTTGGCTTTGGGATCAACATTGATGGGTATTAAAAACCATATCAACAAATGAAACTGAAAGTATGATATCAAGAAAAGAACAGCGGTGCATGAAGAAATAGTGTGAATTAAGGCACATAATTCTAGTTATTAGTGCCAGAAAACCTTTAGAGTTTCACATTAAAAGGCACCTGTTTTTGGGGCAGGTCCAGCACAGCATCGCTAAAGTCAGCACCTTTGATAATTGCACCACCAAGATCGCTGCGTGTGAGAACTGCTCTTACAAGTACAGCATTTGTGAGATTGGCTTCATTAAGAACCTGCTCAAGGAATAATTTTACTTTTACAATTAGTGTATCATTAAGGCCAGAAAAAATCATATACAACCAACTTAAGGATGTCGCTAGCTAAAATTCATGACTATCTCAAGTGATCCAAATGCTCAGTGCTGTAATTGTCACATAAGCAAACAGCCCCTGGCATATCCACTTTGCTGTTCTTTCTTTTATATTGATTTACCTAATTGTctttaattacttctctttcaaaccCGTTAAGTTTCTTTGAGAGGTTGGTCACTTTTTGCTCCTTCAAATTGTGTGTGTCTTCCTTTCCCAACAGAGTTTCTTCAATGTATAATGAACATAAGTAGTGGTAGATTTATCTTCAACAGTTTTCATTTGAAATTGCCTCGGATATTTTCTTTGCACTTTGCCTGAAACTATCTATActagataaaggaaaaaaaataaaaaaagaaaaaaagaaatacacTTTGCCTAAGTAGATTGAAAGATTGCTCATTATATATCTCTGACAAAGTCTTTTTCTGCATTTCTGGGGATAATTTCAAAATACAAAAGAGTATTCAGATAGCCAGTGGAGAAATTAAAaacaatttcatgcataattCTCTGGAAAAAGTTATGTTGAACATTTCAGCAATCTAAATTTTGTCAGTGGTTTGCTGATAGTTCAGTGGATCCACTTCTACCTATCACATGCATACTataaagcagtgatttaaaaagcgctaggcgccaaggtccaaaaacgtccaaggcgctaggcgctcgcctgagcgaagcgagacgctaaaatataaaaatatataatataattaatataattatttaaataaaaaatatgctattaaattaagaaaatcgagtacaaaatcacaatatcatattaataaaaagtctcaaaaatcaaaacaataaaatttaacatcaaatctattgagttgctatgtacacttgccatttattctgaaacctaacaataattttaaataaataaaaattaatagtattaaaatcaaaataatatattattaatctaa
It encodes the following:
- the LOC135652292 gene encoding NAC domain-containing protein 7-like → MDTFSHVPPGFRFHPTEEELVDYYLRKKVASRGIDLDIIKDVDLYKIEPWDLQDRCKIGREEQNEWYFFSHKDKKYPTGTRTNRATAAGFWKATGRDKPIYSKNSLIGMRKTLVFYKGRAPNGQKSDWIMHEYRLESNESAPQQASDSTTSRSNYSSPSPSQSL
- the LOC135652208 gene encoding auxin-responsive protein SAUR36-like; translated protein: MSLSPFSLQRPQLLQMMMRYRGGFRVGRRLVRIWRRVFRLDRRRRKGCYVRFDATPSTTVSNSGRRIEASALAARVFDWGRSLSRRLRLRHRLGDRTLFLGEEDRRPPPKGHLAVYVGGGRKDVGGQPPRRYFVPVIYFNHPLFAELLREAEEEFGFHHPGCITIPCPAAEFERVRKRIATTGRHLPRKSSIRSFML
- the LOC135652207 gene encoding NAC domain-containing protein 26-like produces the protein MLQEEGWVVCRVFKKRMTATPIGRASGHDSACWYDDHASLVPEFDSPRQAGARPEMAFLQLPQLESPKLPFDVGHATALHPPAITQDDLMQYSNKQLQVFSAYNIAGATDHSVEQVTDWRVLDKFVASQLSHDGGVCKELHCSTSEKTEVNAERASTSNCSGAQIELWK
- the LOC135653204 gene encoding thylakoid lumenal protein TL20.3, chloroplastic-like isoform X2, yielding MRESNFSGSTFNGAYLEKAVAYKANFTGADLSDTLMDRMVLNEANLTNAVLVRAVLTRSDLGGAIIKGADFSDAVLDLPQKQALCKYASGTNPMTGVSTRKSLGCGNTRRNAYGSPSSPLLSAPPPKLLDRDGFCDESTGLCDAN